In Chryseobacterium gotjawalense, the following are encoded in one genomic region:
- a CDS encoding ABC transporter ATP-binding protein translates to MNPNTAIRASNISKQYRLGEVGTGTIAHDLNRAWAKLRGKEDPFLKIGESNDRSSKGNSDYVWSLKDINFEIEKGDAVGIIGRNGAGKSTLLKLLSRVTKPTTGHFEVQGRIASLLEVGTGFNPEMTGRENIFLNGAILGMRRQEIKRKFDEIVDFAGVERYIDTPVKRYSSGMYVRLAFAVAAHLESEILIVDEVLAVGDAEFQKKCLGKMGDVSKGEGRTVLFVSHNIAAVKTLCTKGILLESGILKRFGEIEDVAETYRNSGAVTSKSYVVSKSKELYVKRAEINNDTAEFYSDEDIHFSFEIENTGMKIENVYALVRVMDSNEQPIFSSQHLISADVNKLSMTIENGFLVKGFYHLSVFIYKPGSPPLDVVPRCCDFTILNNNSEFAHLETFNIGNVFNGNLIWDIR, encoded by the coding sequence TTGAACCCAAATACCGCCATCCGCGCCTCCAACATCTCCAAACAGTACCGCCTCGGTGAGGTAGGCACCGGCACCATTGCCCATGACCTGAACCGTGCCTGGGCGAAGCTCCGCGGCAAAGAAGACCCTTTCCTAAAGATTGGCGAAAGCAACGACCGTTCCAGCAAAGGCAACAGTGATTATGTATGGTCTTTAAAAGATATCAATTTTGAAATTGAAAAAGGCGATGCGGTAGGCATTATCGGCAGAAACGGGGCGGGAAAATCTACCCTGTTAAAATTACTCAGCCGCGTGACCAAACCCACGACCGGGCATTTTGAAGTGCAGGGCAGGATCGCTTCTTTGCTCGAAGTAGGCACCGGTTTTAACCCCGAGATGACAGGCCGTGAAAACATCTTTCTGAATGGCGCGATTTTAGGAATGCGCCGCCAGGAGATCAAAAGAAAGTTTGATGAGATCGTGGACTTTGCAGGCGTAGAACGCTATATCGATACCCCGGTGAAACGCTATTCTTCCGGGATGTATGTGAGGCTGGCTTTTGCCGTTGCCGCGCATCTGGAATCAGAGATCCTCATTGTAGATGAAGTTCTGGCGGTAGGCGATGCCGAGTTTCAGAAAAAATGCCTTGGAAAAATGGGTGATGTGAGTAAGGGTGAGGGCAGAACCGTGCTTTTTGTGAGTCATAATATAGCTGCGGTAAAAACGCTTTGCACCAAAGGTATTTTACTTGAAAGTGGAATTTTAAAAAGATTTGGTGAGATTGAGGATGTAGCGGAAACCTATAGAAATTCTGGTGCTGTAACAAGCAAAAGTTATGTTGTATCAAAAAGCAAAGAATTATATGTAAAAAGAGCTGAAATTAATAATGATACAGCGGAATTTTATAGTGATGAAGACATCCACTTTTCGTTTGAGATTGAAAATACAGGGATGAAAATCGAAAATGTATATGCTCTTGTTCGGGTTATGGATTCTAACGAGCAGCCAATATTTTCCTCACAGCACCTGATTAGTGCAGACGTGAATAAATTATCAATGACAATTGAAAATGGCTTTTTGGTTAAAGGGTTTTATCATCTAAGTGTTTTTATTTATAAACCAGGGAGTCCGCCTCTGGATGTAGTTCCGAGATGTTGCGATTTTACTATCCTAAATAATA